In one window of Fictibacillus phosphorivorans DNA:
- a CDS encoding metal ABC transporter solute-binding protein, Zn/Mn family — protein MRIISLLSITFMLILTAACGNNSTTDKKEGTLKIYTTMYPLQYFTEIIGGKHVDVSSIIPPGADAHTYEPSTKKMVEMTEGDAFVYNKLESDEFSSSVADTLKEEDMPIIDGAKGISYHESKEHEGEDHATEEEHAHEDEHAHEEEEHHDHGSLDPHIWLDPVLAQEIADNIYNGLVKLNPDAKDDFKKNHEALIADLKELDSSFKTKVENAPKNSFIVSHAAYGYWAERYGLEQIAISGLSPSHEPSQHQIEKIIENAKKEKTNYILFEENVNNKVAAMIKKEVGAETLTLHNLETLTKDDIKKDRDYLSIMNQNINTLSKALQ, from the coding sequence ATGCGAATAATTAGCTTACTTAGTATAACGTTCATGCTGATCTTAACAGCAGCATGCGGTAATAATAGCACAACTGATAAAAAAGAAGGTACATTAAAGATCTACACCACCATGTATCCATTACAATATTTCACTGAAATAATAGGTGGAAAGCATGTAGACGTATCTTCTATCATACCTCCTGGAGCTGATGCACACACCTATGAGCCATCTACAAAAAAGATGGTCGAAATGACTGAAGGGGATGCATTTGTTTACAACAAACTTGAATCGGATGAATTCTCATCTTCTGTTGCAGATACATTAAAAGAAGAAGATATGCCTATTATAGACGGTGCTAAAGGAATTTCCTACCATGAATCAAAAGAGCATGAAGGTGAAGATCATGCTACTGAAGAGGAACATGCTCATGAAGATGAACACGCTCATGAGGAAGAAGAACATCATGATCACGGTTCGCTAGATCCTCATATTTGGCTTGATCCTGTTCTCGCACAAGAGATTGCAGATAACATTTATAACGGACTTGTAAAATTAAACCCTGATGCAAAAGATGACTTTAAAAAGAACCATGAAGCACTCATAGCCGATTTAAAAGAATTAGATTCTTCGTTTAAAACAAAAGTTGAAAACGCACCAAAGAATTCGTTCATCGTCTCTCATGCGGCTTATGGCTACTGGGCAGAACGCTATGGACTAGAACAGATTGCAATCAGCGGTCTTTCACCCTCACATGAACCTAGTCAGCATCAGATCGAGAAGATTATTGAAAATGCAAAAAAAGAAAAGACAAACTATATTTTATTTGAAGAGAACGTGAATAACAAAGTAGCTGCGATGATCAAAAAAGAAGTTGGAGCAGAAACATTAACGCTTCATAACTTAGAGACTCTCACAAAAGACGACATAAAAAAAGACCGAGACTATCTATCCATCATGAATCAAAACATCAACACCCTTTCAAAAGCATTACAATAA
- a CDS encoding copper resistance CopC family protein — MKKILIPFLLLFTIVFQLPLSASAHSELETSTPAEGEKVTTDLEAVVLTFSTKIESLSTMTLKNGDKEIPLQISIEDDQMTGAITNPLENGNYTVAYKIIGADSHVIEGNYSFSVDRPTQEEAPEQGTTDEGAQEKEDNGEKALNDQEKNDKPNNPTYFAPLTIGLIIVIAIVSFFAFRRKR; from the coding sequence ATGAAAAAGATACTTATACCGTTCTTATTATTATTCACGATCGTATTCCAACTGCCTTTATCAGCATCTGCTCATTCTGAACTTGAAACTTCTACTCCAGCCGAAGGAGAGAAAGTAACAACAGATCTTGAAGCAGTGGTGTTAACCTTTTCTACGAAGATTGAATCATTAAGTACAATGACGCTAAAAAATGGAGACAAAGAGATTCCTCTTCAAATCAGTATAGAAGATGATCAAATGACTGGCGCGATTACTAATCCACTTGAAAATGGAAACTACACGGTAGCTTATAAGATCATCGGTGCCGATAGTCATGTGATCGAAGGGAACTATTCGTTTTCTGTTGATCGTCCTACACAAGAAGAAGCACCTGAACAAGGAACTACAGATGAAGGTGCACAAGAAAAAGAAGACAATGGTGAAAAAGCATTGAACGACCAAGAAAAAAACGACAAGCCTAATAACCCCACTTATTTTGCTCCGTTAACGATTGGTTTAATAATCGTGATCGCTATTGTGTCATTCTTTGCTTTTAGAAGAAAACGTTAA
- a CDS encoding YjcZ family sporulation protein, with protein sequence MGYSYGNSFALVVVLFILLIIVGAACFC encoded by the coding sequence ATGGGTTATTCTTATGGCAATTCTTTCGCATTGGTAGTAGTGTTATTTATTCTATTGATTATTGTTGGGGCAGCTTGCTTCTGCTAA
- a CDS encoding CBS domain-containing protein, with protein MNIAFYLLPKDEVKYLNPEATMRQALEKLSYHKYTSVPLVSEEGRYIGTLTEGDLLWKLREAFDKGYDEVLKTKLVNVPQRINNISVSINSNMEDLITLSTDQNFIPVTDDDGHFIGIIRRRDIIKYCANLIWNKEVTKD; from the coding sequence ATGAATATTGCTTTTTATTTGTTGCCTAAAGATGAAGTGAAGTATTTGAACCCAGAAGCAACGATGAGACAGGCACTTGAAAAGTTATCCTACCACAAGTACACCTCTGTGCCTCTCGTCTCAGAAGAAGGCCGTTACATAGGAACGTTAACAGAAGGCGATCTTTTATGGAAACTTAGAGAAGCCTTCGACAAAGGGTATGATGAAGTATTAAAGACAAAGTTAGTAAATGTACCTCAGCGTATAAATAATATTTCCGTTTCTATTAACTCTAATATGGAAGATCTTATTACTTTGTCTACTGACCAAAATTTTATACCTGTTACAGATGATGACGGCCATTTTATCGGAATTATAAGAAGACGAGACATTATCAAGTATTGTGCAAATTTAATCTGGAATAAGGAAGTTACGAAAGATTAA
- a CDS encoding ABC transporter ATP-binding protein, which produces MQKGLQAKKTPRFKYSSEQVIDKPFNWGQIIRLFQYMKPYSKNLLPKAIIAMMVSTAVRLVVPIFIGVLTFDHAIKNKDTNLLVTLIFAIVGLYLLSWGANTLRIKWMNYLGQYVIYDIRQHLFKHIQRLSHRFFDQRSAGSILVRIINDVNSLQDLFTNGVINVLMDIILLFGIIVIMFIYSPELTLAIMVILPLMFFISTSLRKKIRRSWQVVRIKQAKLNSHLNESIQGIRVTKSYTQEKENMDFFNGVNNETYDSWKTATQQNALFRPFVEMSNAIGTVILLWFGSYLIQGEALDIGVFVTFAFYLGMFWEPISRLGQVYNQLLVGMASSERIFEFLDEKPNVHEKENAYSFSTIKGEIEFKNVEFSYNADRKALKGIDLTIQGGQTVALVGHTGSGKTTIANLVSRFYDPTSGAVEIDGKDLKDVNLASLREKVSVVLQDTFIFSGTIIENLRFGRPGASDEEVKDAAKAVGAHAFIERLSNGYETEVEERGNVLSVGERQLLSFARALLADPDILILDEATASIDTESEQKIQQALKTLLNGRTAIIIAHRLSTIREADNIVVLDHGEIMEQGSHAELMETEGIYYHLVVSQFKMLDAI; this is translated from the coding sequence ATGCAAAAGGGTTTACAGGCGAAGAAGACGCCTCGTTTTAAATATTCTTCAGAGCAAGTAATCGATAAACCGTTTAATTGGGGTCAGATTATTCGATTGTTTCAATACATGAAGCCTTATAGCAAAAACTTGTTGCCAAAAGCGATTATTGCCATGATGGTTTCTACGGCGGTAAGACTTGTAGTTCCTATTTTTATAGGTGTTCTGACGTTTGATCATGCGATTAAGAACAAAGATACAAACCTTCTAGTTACATTAATCTTTGCCATAGTGGGACTCTATCTCTTATCTTGGGGTGCCAATACATTACGGATAAAATGGATGAACTATCTCGGACAATATGTGATCTATGACATACGTCAGCATCTGTTCAAGCATATTCAACGCTTATCTCACCGCTTTTTTGATCAGCGTTCTGCAGGCTCCATTCTTGTTCGTATCATCAACGACGTAAACTCGTTACAAGATTTGTTCACGAACGGCGTCATCAACGTATTGATGGATATCATCCTCTTGTTTGGTATCATCGTCATCATGTTCATCTACAGCCCAGAACTAACACTTGCGATCATGGTCATCTTGCCGCTGATGTTCTTCATCTCAACAAGTCTTCGAAAAAAGATCAGACGCTCTTGGCAAGTGGTACGTATTAAACAAGCTAAGCTTAACTCCCATCTGAATGAAAGTATTCAAGGGATACGAGTGACTAAATCGTACACGCAAGAAAAAGAAAACATGGACTTCTTTAATGGTGTGAACAATGAAACGTATGATAGCTGGAAAACAGCTACACAACAGAACGCATTGTTCAGGCCGTTTGTTGAAATGTCCAATGCGATTGGAACAGTCATTCTATTGTGGTTTGGTTCTTACTTGATACAAGGTGAAGCACTTGATATTGGGGTGTTTGTTACGTTTGCTTTTTATCTGGGTATGTTTTGGGAGCCGATCTCTCGACTCGGTCAAGTTTACAATCAGCTTTTAGTAGGGATGGCTTCTTCTGAAAGGATCTTTGAATTTTTAGATGAAAAACCAAATGTACATGAAAAAGAAAACGCATATTCCTTTTCGACAATTAAAGGGGAAATTGAGTTCAAGAACGTTGAGTTTTCCTACAACGCTGATCGAAAAGCGCTAAAAGGCATCGATTTAACGATTCAAGGTGGTCAGACTGTCGCACTTGTTGGTCATACAGGATCAGGTAAGACGACGATTGCAAACTTAGTCAGCCGATTTTATGACCCAACATCCGGTGCAGTGGAGATCGATGGGAAAGACTTAAAAGATGTTAATCTTGCGAGCCTTCGTGAAAAAGTAAGTGTCGTTCTTCAAGATACTTTCATCTTTTCAGGAACAATCATAGAGAATCTACGCTTTGGAAGACCAGGTGCTTCCGATGAAGAGGTTAAGGATGCAGCAAAAGCAGTCGGAGCACATGCTTTTATCGAAAGACTGTCGAATGGCTATGAAACTGAAGTGGAAGAAAGAGGAAATGTTTTATCAGTCGGTGAAAGACAGCTTCTTTCCTTTGCAAGAGCACTTCTTGCAGATCCTGATATTTTAATTCTTGATGAAGCGACCGCAAGTATCGATACCGAATCTGAACAAAAGATTCAACAAGCTTTAAAGACGCTGTTAAATGGAAGAACAGCAATCATCATTGCCCACCGACTTTCTACGATTAGAGAAGCAGATAATATCGTTGTTCTCGATCATGGTGAGATTATGGAACAAGGAAGTCATGCTGAACTTATGGAGACAGAAGGCATTTATTATCATTTAGTCGTTTCTCAGTTTAAGATGCTTGACGCGATATAA
- a CDS encoding fluoride efflux transporter FluC, with protein MIGQTIAVAAGGALGAVVRFVVSQRMNRNFPWGTFAVNMAGSFLLGWYVAVEGAKLLSSLYATGFLGALTTFSTLQFEAVTLLKNQAKKGLTYLLLTYILGLLAAWTGFIIGIK; from the coding sequence ATGATTGGACAAACGATAGCAGTAGCTGCAGGTGGAGCGCTTGGTGCAGTGGTTCGTTTCGTAGTGAGTCAAAGAATGAACAGGAATTTCCCATGGGGGACGTTTGCTGTTAACATGGCAGGATCTTTTCTGTTAGGATGGTATGTAGCAGTAGAGGGAGCTAAATTGTTGAGTTCGCTTTATGCGACTGGCTTCTTAGGCGCTCTTACCACGTTTTCTACCTTGCAATTTGAAGCTGTTACTCTATTAAAGAATCAAGCTAAAAAAGGTCTAACGTATTTGTTGCTTACATATATATTAGGGTTATTAGCAGCTTGGACTGGCTTTATTATCGGAATAAAATAA
- a CDS encoding DedA family protein has translation MKDLVISLLEWIMSLGHLGIALGLMVEVIPSELVLSYGGYMVSQGHLNFTLSVIAGTIGGTLAQLFLYWMGYYGGRPFLEKYGKYVLISKKQIDLSERWFNKYGTGVIFFARFIPVVRHAISIPAGIAKMSFAKFTLFTTLAVIPWSIFFIELGSRLGSNWEDIKTIAAPYTRGIMIIAVVVIFLFILYKVKKK, from the coding sequence ATGAAAGATTTAGTGATTTCTTTATTAGAATGGATTATGAGCTTAGGACACCTAGGAATCGCACTTGGTTTGATGGTTGAAGTAATCCCAAGTGAGCTGGTGTTATCTTATGGAGGGTACATGGTGTCCCAGGGGCACTTGAACTTCACATTGAGTGTAATTGCTGGTACGATCGGAGGAACACTTGCACAGCTCTTTTTATATTGGATGGGCTATTATGGAGGTCGTCCGTTTCTTGAGAAATATGGAAAGTATGTGTTAATCTCTAAAAAACAGATTGATTTATCAGAAAGATGGTTCAATAAATATGGAACAGGCGTTATCTTTTTTGCACGTTTTATTCCGGTCGTAAGACATGCAATCAGTATTCCAGCGGGAATCGCGAAAATGTCATTCGCAAAGTTTACACTGTTCACAACATTAGCAGTTATACCTTGGTCCATTTTCTTCATCGAATTAGGTAGCCGCCTAGGCTCTAACTGGGAAGATATAAAAACAATCGCAGCTCCCTATACACGCGGCATCATGATCATAGCAGTTGTAGTCATCTTCTTGTTCATTCTCTATAAAGTGAAGAAGAAATAG
- a CDS encoding ABC transporter ATP-binding protein, with protein sequence MDTFKRLKDFYWPYKKYFYWSILTLILVSGITVVYPMVLQFTIDEIIIKGEYSTVPYVAIGFILLMVIKGAATYTHQFYGDLFGIRSVYELRESLYEKLQFLPFDYYDNAKTGDLMSRLTADVEGFRFFLSFGFSQLINFVLIIGFSLSVMFFYSVPLALITLCMMPFLAIVVYKFDKEVHPAFRGIRKSMANLNTKVQENISGINTVKSLSREDFEINKFDTSNEDYKSQYLTTSHIWAKYFPVMELIGNLSVVLLLAYGGYLVIQGNLTAGELVAFFSLVWYIMGPIMNLGFIMNTFSQSKASGERLLEVLDEPLEMEGKDRELETVRFQGEVKFENVTHRYKNEKKESLKDISFKAKPGQTIGLIGATGSGKTSITQLLSRFYNPESGKIRIDGKPLEDYSLRTIRKNIGTVLQESFLFSSTIKDNISYGNPYAEMDDIIDAAKRAQAHDFIMELPDGYDTILGERGLGLSGGQKQRISIARAILIDPTILILDDATSAVDMETEFRIQKALKEVMSDRTTFIIAHRISSLKHADEILVLSNGKVIERGTHEELIHQESGAYRKIYDIQYQDKDKVFQMNGQGV encoded by the coding sequence TTGGATACATTTAAAAGATTAAAAGATTTTTATTGGCCGTATAAAAAATACTTTTACTGGTCGATCTTGACTTTGATTCTAGTGTCTGGAATTACAGTCGTTTATCCGATGGTGTTACAATTTACCATTGATGAAATCATTATTAAAGGGGAATATTCAACCGTACCTTATGTTGCGATAGGCTTTATTCTTTTGATGGTAATCAAAGGGGCAGCTACATACACTCATCAGTTTTATGGAGATCTGTTCGGTATTCGTTCAGTTTATGAACTTCGCGAATCTTTATATGAAAAGCTGCAGTTTCTGCCATTTGATTATTATGACAATGCAAAAACTGGAGATTTAATGTCGAGATTAACCGCAGATGTTGAAGGGTTTCGTTTTTTTCTTTCTTTTGGATTCTCACAGCTTATCAATTTTGTATTAATCATTGGTTTCAGTCTCTCCGTCATGTTCTTCTACTCCGTTCCGTTAGCGCTCATCACACTGTGTATGATGCCATTCCTCGCGATCGTTGTTTACAAGTTTGATAAAGAAGTTCATCCAGCTTTCCGAGGAATTCGTAAGTCTATGGCGAATCTCAATACGAAAGTACAGGAAAATATTAGCGGAATAAATACTGTTAAATCGTTATCACGAGAAGATTTCGAGATTAATAAGTTCGATACGTCTAATGAAGATTATAAATCTCAGTATTTAACAACTTCTCATATTTGGGCTAAATATTTCCCGGTTATGGAATTGATCGGAAATCTTTCTGTCGTCTTGTTACTTGCATATGGAGGTTATCTCGTTATTCAAGGAAACCTGACAGCAGGAGAGCTCGTCGCCTTCTTTAGCCTTGTATGGTACATCATGGGACCCATCATGAACTTAGGGTTTATTATGAATACGTTTTCTCAATCTAAAGCATCAGGAGAACGTCTGTTAGAAGTGCTAGACGAACCACTTGAGATGGAAGGGAAGGATCGTGAACTTGAAACGGTTCGCTTTCAGGGAGAAGTGAAGTTTGAAAATGTCACACATCGTTACAAGAACGAGAAAAAAGAATCACTAAAAGATATTTCGTTTAAAGCAAAACCTGGTCAGACAATTGGATTGATCGGTGCTACGGGTTCTGGAAAAACATCGATTACACAACTTCTATCGCGATTTTATAATCCAGAATCAGGGAAAATCAGAATAGATGGTAAACCACTTGAAGATTACTCATTACGAACGATTCGAAAAAATATCGGTACCGTTCTTCAGGAGTCGTTTTTGTTTTCGTCAACGATTAAAGATAATATCTCATATGGAAATCCGTATGCGGAAATGGATGATATTATCGATGCGGCGAAAAGGGCTCAAGCTCATGACTTCATAATGGAGCTGCCAGATGGTTACGACACGATTCTTGGAGAAAGAGGGCTTGGGCTATCTGGAGGGCAAAAGCAGAGGATCTCAATAGCTAGAGCAATTCTTATTGATCCAACCATTTTAATTCTTGATGATGCGACGAGTGCGGTAGATATGGAAACAGAATTTAGAATTCAGAAAGCACTAAAAGAAGTGATGAGTGACCGAACGACATTTATTATTGCTCATCGCATCTCTTCCTTAAAACATGCTGATGAAATTCTTGTTCTGTCAAATGGGAAAGTGATTGAGAGGGGTACTCATGAAGAACTGATTCATCAAGAATCTGGAGCGTACCGTAAAATTTATGACATTCAATATCAAGACAAAGATAAAGTGTTTCAAATGAACGGGCAGGGGGTGTAG
- the crcB gene encoding fluoride efflux transporter CrcB, translating to MKILAVAWGGIVGALLRFWSGLFLFNPESSFPFPTFFVNVVGSFILGWFVIYGAKKIKNNNMILALQTGVIGSFTTFSTFNTEIVLLLEEQYYKTAILYFTTSAITGVIAIYLGMKVGSITRSKAGAEQ from the coding sequence GTGAAGATACTTGCCGTTGCATGGGGTGGAATCGTTGGAGCTTTGCTTCGTTTCTGGAGTGGGCTGTTTCTTTTTAACCCAGAATCGTCATTTCCATTTCCTACTTTTTTTGTGAACGTGGTAGGAAGTTTTATTCTAGGCTGGTTTGTTATCTATGGTGCGAAAAAGATTAAGAATAACAACATGATATTGGCACTGCAGACAGGTGTAATCGGTTCGTTTACAACGTTTTCTACATTTAACACAGAAATCGTGTTATTGCTCGAGGAGCAGTATTACAAGACGGCCATTTTGTATTTTACGACTAGTGCCATTACTGGTGTAATTGCAATATATCTTGGAATGAAGGTCGGTTCGATCACACGCAGTAAAGCAGGTGCAGAACAATGA